The following DNA comes from Peribacillus sp. FSL E2-0218.
TTTTTTCCCTAAACGATCATTCCACTAAAAAGAACCCTTTTTAAAGCATGTCTCCCCCAACTGGACCATATGCTTAAGAGGGGGTGAGAGCATGCATGAGCTATTTTTATTCGGATTCTACATAGCGATGTTTCTTGCAGGAATGTCAGTCTTGCGAATCGGACTGTTCAATATGTCAGGCGCCGCACTGAAGACTTTCCTCGCAAAGGTAACGGATAAGCCATGGAAAGGGTTTGTCGCCGGAACCGTATTTACCGGCATCCTTCAGAGCAGCTCAGCCGTCATGGTCATGACGGTCGGGCTCGTTTCTGCAGGAAGTTTAACTTTCCCGCAAACGATCGGGATTATTCTTGGAACGAATATAGGCTCCACTCTCACGGCTGAGTTCATGAGCTTCACGTTAGATCGATGGATCATTCCCGGCGTCATCTGCGGAGCCCTCCTTTGCTTCATGCCCAAAGTTTTGCCGAGAAGCTTGGGAATGTCACTCATCGGCATCTCAGCCATCTTTGCGGCGATGGGAGGATTCAAAACGCTCTCGACACCTATTGCCGCTTACCCATCCATCCAAACGATCATCGGTTACATAGAAAGCCATATGAGTTTTGCGTTAGTAGCGGGAATCACATTAACGGCACTCATCCACTCCAGTTCGGTAACCATCGGGATCGCGATGAGTTTCTTGATGAACGGGGAACTATCCGTCTCTTCCGCCATCATCATCATGCTCGGTTCCAATATTGGCACATGCATCACCGGATACATGGCCAGCATCGGTTCAGGCAGACAAGCTGCCTTTACAGCCTATGCCCATATTTGGCTTAATGTCCTCGGGGTTGCCGCTTTCCTGCCCTTTGTCGATATCCTGGAACGAACGGCTGCCTTTTTCACCGAAAACAAAGCGACCCAACTCGCTCACGCAAGCGTCCTTTTCAATATCCTGACTTCGCTGGCTGTCTTGCCAGTCGCACGCCACTTCTCCAACCTCATCCTTTGGGTGCATCGGCCAAGCTCGAAAGAATAAAGGCTCATCCTAAAAGTCAATGGCACTATCTACTGGACAGCCTTATATAAGATAGACTTAACCTAAACGCATAGATATTAAGGGGGGAGTGATTTTAGCTAATCTTTTTATAATTAGTCTTATGCTTTCACACCTAATGCAGTGGCTGAAAGGAAAGAAGGTATCCCAACTCCAGGGAATTACGGACCAATGAATGCCCCTTTTGTTCTATCTTCATTGCTAAGCATTCATGTATAATTTGTGGGTAAAATTGATCTGGACATACATTTGTATGCAGGATAACATGCATCAGCTTTTTTAGGTACAGCAGTCGAAATGCTAATTAAAGAAAAAACTAACGTTGTTTATAAAAGTAAATGACCAGCTCGTTTCTTCATATTCCTCCCCCCATTTGATGAATTTAGTACAACACGTTTACTCCCTCTTGTCCCTTACTATCCATTCTAAATACACAATAAGCTTTTTTTTGAATGCATGGGTTCCAATAATGAAATATACAAATTCAAAAATGATACAGGCCTCTTTTTACATGGAAGCAATCCACATTGGCAAGTGGTATTTCTTAGACCACAATCAAATTTATTTTTAACATCAATAAAAAACAGGCGGAGAAAAATGATTCATTT
Coding sequences within:
- a CDS encoding Na/Pi symporter, translated to MHELFLFGFYIAMFLAGMSVLRIGLFNMSGAALKTFLAKVTDKPWKGFVAGTVFTGILQSSSAVMVMTVGLVSAGSLTFPQTIGIILGTNIGSTLTAEFMSFTLDRWIIPGVICGALLCFMPKVLPRSLGMSLIGISAIFAAMGGFKTLSTPIAAYPSIQTIIGYIESHMSFALVAGITLTALIHSSSVTIGIAMSFLMNGELSVSSAIIIMLGSNIGTCITGYMASIGSGRQAAFTAYAHIWLNVLGVAAFLPFVDILERTAAFFTENKATQLAHASVLFNILTSLAVLPVARHFSNLILWVHRPSSKE